The Canis lupus dingo isolate Sandy chromosome 26, ASM325472v2, whole genome shotgun sequence genome has a segment encoding these proteins:
- the GNB1L gene encoding guanine nucleotide-binding protein subunit beta-like protein 1 isoform X3 → MTAPPPNMAASPLPPPDPCFVLRGAQSAVHALHFFGGAQGQVHPLLLSGSLSGLVHIWSLQTRRAVATLDGHGGQCVTWLQTLPQGRQLLSQGRDLKLCLWDLAEGRNTVVDSVPLESMGFCRSSILAGGQERWMLAMPGRGNDEVQILEMPSKTSVCTLKPEADAKPGMPMCLELWQADSSPRPLLLAGYEDGSVALWDVSERKVCSRVACHTEPVMGFDFDSQKARGVSGSAEKALAVWSLDEQQALQVCRTHELTNPGIADVKIRPDRKILATAGWDHRVRVFHWRTMKPLAVLSFHSATIHCVAFATDGLLAAGSGDQRISIWSLYPISTDSSTPLLGHTEGGEVGAHASA, encoded by the exons ATGACTGCACCCCCGCCTAATATGGcagcctccccactcccaccgCCAGACCCCTGCTTTGTCCTCCGAGGTGCCCAGTCGGCGGTGCATGCGCTGCATTTCTTCGGAGGAGCCCAGGGACAGGTGCACCCACTCCTCCTCTCAGG GTCCCTGAGTGGGCTGGTGCACATCTGGAGCCTGCAGACACGGAGGGCGGTCGCTACCCTGGACGGCCATGGGGGCCAGTGTGTGACCTGGCTGCAGACACTGCCCCAAGGACGCCAGCTCCTCAG TCAGGGCCGGGACCTGAAGCTGTGCCTGTGGGACCTGGCAGAGGGCAGAAACACCGTTGTGGACTCTGTGCCACTGGAGAGTATGGGCTTCTGCAGGAGCTCCATCCTGGCTGGGGGTCAGGAGCGCTGGATGCTGGCTATGCCGGGGAGAGGCAATGATGAG GTTCAGATTCTGGAGATGCCATCCAAGACGTCAGTGTGCACCCTGAAGCCCGAGGCAGATGCCAAGCCGGGCATGCCCATGTGCCTGGAGCTGTGGCAG GCCGACTCCAGTCCCCGCCCACTCCTCCTGGCCGGCTATGAGGACGGATCGGTGGCCCTGTGGGACGTCTCTGAGCGGAAGGTGTGCAGCCGCGTCGCCTGCCACACGGAGCCCGTCATGGGCTTTGACTTTGACTCCCAGAAGGCCAGGGGCGTCTCGGGCTCCGCGGAGAAGGCGCTGGCTGTCTGGAGCCTGGATGAGCAGCAGGCCCTGCAG GTGTGCCGAACTCACGAACTCACCAATCCTGGGATTGCTGATGTCAAGATCCGGCCGGACCGCAAGATCCTGGCCACTGCGGGCTGGGACCATCGTGTCCGTGTGTTTCACTGGCGGACAATGAAGCCACTGGCTGTACTGTCCTTCCACAGTGCTACCATCCACTGCGTGGCCTTTGCCACTGATGGCTTGCTGGCCGCAGGGTCTGGGGATCAGCGCATCAGCATCTGGTCGCTCTACCCAATCAGCACTGACTCTTCCACTCCATTGTTGGGACATACGGAGGGCGGGGAGGTGGGTGCCCATGCTTCGGCCTGA
- the GNB1L gene encoding guanine nucleotide-binding protein subunit beta-like protein 1 isoform X2 translates to MEKMTAPPPNMAASPLPPPDPCFVLRGAQSAVHALHFFGGAQGQVHPLLLSGSLSGLVHIWSLQTRRAVATLDGHGGQCVTWLQTLPQGRQLLSQGRDLKLCLWDLAEGRNTVVDSVPLESMGFCRSSILAGGQERWMLAMPGRGNDEVQILEMPSKTSVCTLKPEADAKPGMPMCLELWQADSSPRPLLLAGYEDGSVALWDVSERKVCSRVACHTEPVMGFDFDSQKARGVSGSAEKALAVWSLDEQQALQVCRTHELTNPGIADVKIRPDRKILATAGWDHRVRVFHWRTMKPLAVLSFHSATIHCVAFATDGLLAAGSGDQRISIWSLYPISTDSSTPLLGHTEGGEVGAHASA, encoded by the exons ATGACTGCACCCCCGCCTAATATGGcagcctccccactcccaccgCCAGACCCCTGCTTTGTCCTCCGAGGTGCCCAGTCGGCGGTGCATGCGCTGCATTTCTTCGGAGGAGCCCAGGGACAGGTGCACCCACTCCTCCTCTCAGG GTCCCTGAGTGGGCTGGTGCACATCTGGAGCCTGCAGACACGGAGGGCGGTCGCTACCCTGGACGGCCATGGGGGCCAGTGTGTGACCTGGCTGCAGACACTGCCCCAAGGACGCCAGCTCCTCAG TCAGGGCCGGGACCTGAAGCTGTGCCTGTGGGACCTGGCAGAGGGCAGAAACACCGTTGTGGACTCTGTGCCACTGGAGAGTATGGGCTTCTGCAGGAGCTCCATCCTGGCTGGGGGTCAGGAGCGCTGGATGCTGGCTATGCCGGGGAGAGGCAATGATGAG GTTCAGATTCTGGAGATGCCATCCAAGACGTCAGTGTGCACCCTGAAGCCCGAGGCAGATGCCAAGCCGGGCATGCCCATGTGCCTGGAGCTGTGGCAG GCCGACTCCAGTCCCCGCCCACTCCTCCTGGCCGGCTATGAGGACGGATCGGTGGCCCTGTGGGACGTCTCTGAGCGGAAGGTGTGCAGCCGCGTCGCCTGCCACACGGAGCCCGTCATGGGCTTTGACTTTGACTCCCAGAAGGCCAGGGGCGTCTCGGGCTCCGCGGAGAAGGCGCTGGCTGTCTGGAGCCTGGATGAGCAGCAGGCCCTGCAG GTGTGCCGAACTCACGAACTCACCAATCCTGGGATTGCTGATGTCAAGATCCGGCCGGACCGCAAGATCCTGGCCACTGCGGGCTGGGACCATCGTGTCCGTGTGTTTCACTGGCGGACAATGAAGCCACTGGCTGTACTGTCCTTCCACAGTGCTACCATCCACTGCGTGGCCTTTGCCACTGATGGCTTGCTGGCCGCAGGGTCTGGGGATCAGCGCATCAGCATCTGGTCGCTCTACCCAATCAGCACTGACTCTTCCACTCCATTGTTGGGACATACGGAGGGCGGGGAGGTGGGTGCCCATGCTTCGGCCTGA
- the GNB1L gene encoding guanine nucleotide-binding protein subunit beta-like protein 1 isoform X4 — MYISQSWRPEAQDQGAGKMTAPPPNMAASPLPPPDPCFVLRGAQSAVHALHFFGGAQGQVHPLLLSGSLSGLVHIWSLQTRRAVATLDGHGGQCVTWLQTLPQGRQLLSQGRDLKLCLWDLAEGRNTVVDSVPLESMGFCRSSILAGGQERWMLAMPGRGNDEVQILEMPSKTSVCTLKPEADAKPGMPMCLELWQVCRTHELTNPGIADVKIRPDRKILATAGWDHRVRVFHWRTMKPLAVLSFHSATIHCVAFATDGLLAAGSGDQRISIWSLYPISTDSSTPLLGHTEGGEVGAHASA, encoded by the exons ATGACTGCACCCCCGCCTAATATGGcagcctccccactcccaccgCCAGACCCCTGCTTTGTCCTCCGAGGTGCCCAGTCGGCGGTGCATGCGCTGCATTTCTTCGGAGGAGCCCAGGGACAGGTGCACCCACTCCTCCTCTCAGG GTCCCTGAGTGGGCTGGTGCACATCTGGAGCCTGCAGACACGGAGGGCGGTCGCTACCCTGGACGGCCATGGGGGCCAGTGTGTGACCTGGCTGCAGACACTGCCCCAAGGACGCCAGCTCCTCAG TCAGGGCCGGGACCTGAAGCTGTGCCTGTGGGACCTGGCAGAGGGCAGAAACACCGTTGTGGACTCTGTGCCACTGGAGAGTATGGGCTTCTGCAGGAGCTCCATCCTGGCTGGGGGTCAGGAGCGCTGGATGCTGGCTATGCCGGGGAGAGGCAATGATGAG GTTCAGATTCTGGAGATGCCATCCAAGACGTCAGTGTGCACCCTGAAGCCCGAGGCAGATGCCAAGCCGGGCATGCCCATGTGCCTGGAGCTGTGGCAG GTGTGCCGAACTCACGAACTCACCAATCCTGGGATTGCTGATGTCAAGATCCGGCCGGACCGCAAGATCCTGGCCACTGCGGGCTGGGACCATCGTGTCCGTGTGTTTCACTGGCGGACAATGAAGCCACTGGCTGTACTGTCCTTCCACAGTGCTACCATCCACTGCGTGGCCTTTGCCACTGATGGCTTGCTGGCCGCAGGGTCTGGGGATCAGCGCATCAGCATCTGGTCGCTCTACCCAATCAGCACTGACTCTTCCACTCCATTGTTGGGACATACGGAGGGCGGGGAGGTGGGTGCCCATGCTTCGGCCTGA
- the GNB1L gene encoding guanine nucleotide-binding protein subunit beta-like protein 1 isoform X1, whose product MYISQSWRPEAQDQGAGKMTAPPPNMAASPLPPPDPCFVLRGAQSAVHALHFFGGAQGQVHPLLLSGSLSGLVHIWSLQTRRAVATLDGHGGQCVTWLQTLPQGRQLLSQGRDLKLCLWDLAEGRNTVVDSVPLESMGFCRSSILAGGQERWMLAMPGRGNDEVQILEMPSKTSVCTLKPEADAKPGMPMCLELWQADSSPRPLLLAGYEDGSVALWDVSERKVCSRVACHTEPVMGFDFDSQKARGVSGSAEKALAVWSLDEQQALQVCRTHELTNPGIADVKIRPDRKILATAGWDHRVRVFHWRTMKPLAVLSFHSATIHCVAFATDGLLAAGSGDQRISIWSLYPISTDSSTPLLGHTEGGEVGAHASA is encoded by the exons ATGACTGCACCCCCGCCTAATATGGcagcctccccactcccaccgCCAGACCCCTGCTTTGTCCTCCGAGGTGCCCAGTCGGCGGTGCATGCGCTGCATTTCTTCGGAGGAGCCCAGGGACAGGTGCACCCACTCCTCCTCTCAGG GTCCCTGAGTGGGCTGGTGCACATCTGGAGCCTGCAGACACGGAGGGCGGTCGCTACCCTGGACGGCCATGGGGGCCAGTGTGTGACCTGGCTGCAGACACTGCCCCAAGGACGCCAGCTCCTCAG TCAGGGCCGGGACCTGAAGCTGTGCCTGTGGGACCTGGCAGAGGGCAGAAACACCGTTGTGGACTCTGTGCCACTGGAGAGTATGGGCTTCTGCAGGAGCTCCATCCTGGCTGGGGGTCAGGAGCGCTGGATGCTGGCTATGCCGGGGAGAGGCAATGATGAG GTTCAGATTCTGGAGATGCCATCCAAGACGTCAGTGTGCACCCTGAAGCCCGAGGCAGATGCCAAGCCGGGCATGCCCATGTGCCTGGAGCTGTGGCAG GCCGACTCCAGTCCCCGCCCACTCCTCCTGGCCGGCTATGAGGACGGATCGGTGGCCCTGTGGGACGTCTCTGAGCGGAAGGTGTGCAGCCGCGTCGCCTGCCACACGGAGCCCGTCATGGGCTTTGACTTTGACTCCCAGAAGGCCAGGGGCGTCTCGGGCTCCGCGGAGAAGGCGCTGGCTGTCTGGAGCCTGGATGAGCAGCAGGCCCTGCAG GTGTGCCGAACTCACGAACTCACCAATCCTGGGATTGCTGATGTCAAGATCCGGCCGGACCGCAAGATCCTGGCCACTGCGGGCTGGGACCATCGTGTCCGTGTGTTTCACTGGCGGACAATGAAGCCACTGGCTGTACTGTCCTTCCACAGTGCTACCATCCACTGCGTGGCCTTTGCCACTGATGGCTTGCTGGCCGCAGGGTCTGGGGATCAGCGCATCAGCATCTGGTCGCTCTACCCAATCAGCACTGACTCTTCCACTCCATTGTTGGGACATACGGAGGGCGGGGAGGTGGGTGCCCATGCTTCGGCCTGA